In the genome of Phlebotomus papatasi isolate M1 chromosome 2, Ppap_2.1, whole genome shotgun sequence, one region contains:
- the LOC129804580 gene encoding longitudinals lacking protein, isoforms F/I/K/T-like isoform X6 — MDDDQQFCLRWNNHQSTLISVFDTLLENGTLVDCTLAAEGKFLKAHKVVLSACSPYFAALLSQQYDKHPIFILKDVKFQELRAMMDYMYRGEVNISQDQLAALLKAAESLQIKGLSDSRGSGGSGGSSQKADTSTKTHASVPAAKTTAGLTIEQKRPRIEKQHPATIDMEPDVSDSREGSTSPNSRKRKKVRRRSIETNNIGDNHDQHSNSSSHSMPHAASSTHSTSMPTITSATSSASVLNVTKKTDHQSHESKGDIERDVDDNGDDGADGGESHQQPVVTRSKQSVSGDTDSVAGGVKDKMEHSTHSDMLLEPKNEYDESNEGNVEDLTLDDEELLDDLEQAGPSHGGEGSSQGYAQWQIERSQDEVFMGGQDSAGQHRDAQDAKRALQEQLQKVSKPAAAAAAAVTTAVATSVVTAPPKVATKNHPRIKYSMKQPVPVALHKTLNKFELLNFSLSRKYGKQFGEAASVVSTTPNIGVTASSGNTTFTNTPSVGGGGSTLSVIETEIAKVPASIIIAPNSNKSSTINEDLQSSIMGDLSNYEIDDIELPDGTQMVFSDSTDSMDREQTRADSNYESRSADDTKFAFIEGRSLQNYEFSQSDSNDDVGRQYICRHCGKKYRWKSTLRRHENVECGGKEPMHQCPHCAYRAKQRGNLGVHIRKHHADMPQLETRRKHRSM, encoded by the exons atggaCGATGATCAACAGTTCTGTCTACGATGGAACAATCACCAGAGCACACTCATAAGTGTGTTCGACACACTTTTGGAAAATGGAACGTTAGTTGATTGTACATTGGCGGCGGaagggaaatttttgaaagCACACAAAGTTGTTCTCTCCGCGTGCAGTCCGTATTTTGCG GCACTACTCTCTCAACAATATGACAAACACCCAATCTTTATTCTCAAAGAtgtgaaatttcaagaattgcgCGCCATGATGGACTATATGTATCGTGGTGAAGTGAATATATCACAAGATCAATTGGCTGCATTGTTGAAAGCAGCTGAATCCCTGCAGATCAAGGGATTGTCCGATAGTCGAGGCAGTGGCGGAAGTGGTGGATCATCTCAGAAAGCTGATACATCAACAAAAACACACGCAAGTGTACCTGCAGCaaag ACAACGGCTGGTCTCACAATAGAACAGAAGAGGCCACGTATTGAGAAGCAGCATCCCGCCACAATAGATATGGAGCCAGATGTGTCAGATTCACGAGAGGGCTCAACTAGTCCCAACTCAAGAAAACGAAAGAAAGTTCGCCGGAGGAGCATAGAAACAAACAACATTGGCG ATAATCATGACCAGCACTCAAATTCCTCGTCACATTCAATGCCTCATGCTGCTTCGTCCACCCATTCAACATCAATGCCAACTATTACCTCAGCTACCTCTTCCGCAAGCGTATTGAATGTTACCAAAAAGACTGACCACCAATCGCACGAAAGCAAGGGTGACATTGAGAGGGATGTGGATGATAATGGTGACGATGGGGCGGATGGTGGTGAATCGCATCAGCAGCCAGTTGTGACACGAAGTAAACAAAGTGTTTCTGGTGACACGGATTCGGTGGCTGGTGGTGTTAAGGATAAAATGGAACATTCAACGCACTCGGACATGCTGCTCGAACCAAAAAATGAATATGACGAAAGCAACGAGGGAAATGTTGAGGATCTGACACTTGACGATGAGGAATTGCTAGATGATTTGGAACAAGCTGGACCCAGTCATGGTGGTGAAGGCTCTAGTCAAG GATACGCTCAATGGCAAATCGAAAGATCTCAAGATGAAGTGTTTATGGGCGGACAGGATTCAGCTGGGCAACATCGGGATGCACAAG ATGCAAAAAGAGCTTTGCAGGAACAGCTGCAGAAGGTGTCTAAgccagcagcagcagcagcagcagcagtgACGACAGCTGTGGCTACGTCTGTTGTCACAGCACCGCCCAAAGTGGCAACAAAGAATCACCCAAGGATAAAGTACTCGATGAAACAGCCAGTTCCGGTGGCATTGCATAAgacactcaataaatttgaattgCTGAACTTTTCGCTATCGCGCAAGTATGGGAAGCAATTTGGTGAGGCGGCATCGGTAGTAAGTACAACACCAAATATTGGGGTGACTGCTAGTTCTGGTAATACGACATTTACCAATACACCGAGTGTTGGTGGGGGTGGATCGACATTGAGTGTGATCGAGACTGAAATTGCCAAAGTACCCGCCTCAATAATTATTGCACCAAATTCCAATAAATCATCGACGATCAATGAGGATCTCCAGTCAAGTATCATGGGGGATTTGTCAAATTATGAAATTGACGATATTGAATTGCCCGATGGTACACAAATGGTCTTCTCAGATTCCACCGATAGCATGGATCGCGAACAGACCCGTGCTGACTCAAATTATGAGAGTCGCTCGGCCGATGATACCAAATTTGCATTCATTGAGGGACGCTCCCTGCAAAACTATGAATTTTCCCAAAGTGACTCCAATGATGATGTTGGACGACAGTATATCTGTCGTCACTGTGGCAAGAAATACAGGTGGAAGTCCACACTGCGTCGCCATGAGAATGTAGAGTGTGGCGGCAAGGAGCCGATGCATCAATGTCCACACTGTGCCTACAGGGCGAAACAGAGGGGCAATCTGGGTGTTCATATACGGAAACATCATGCGGATATGCCACAGTTGGAGACACGACGAAAGCATAGATCGATGTAG
- the LOC129804580 gene encoding longitudinals lacking protein, isoforms F/I/K/T-like isoform X4: MDDDQQFCLRWNNHQSTLISVFDTLLENGTLVDCTLAAEGKFLKAHKVVLSACSPYFAALLSQQYDKHPIFILKDVKFQELRAMMDYMYRGEVNISQDQLAALLKAAESLQIKGLSDSRGSGGSGGSSQKADTSTKTHASVPAAKTTAGLTIEQKRPRIEKQHPATIDMEPDVSDSREGSTSPNSRKRKKVRRRSIETNNIGDNHDQHSNSSSHSMPHAASSTHSTSMPTITSATSSASVLNVTKKTDHQSHESKGDIERDVDDNGDDGADGGESHQQPVVTRSKQSVSGDTDSVAGGVKDKMEHSTHSDMLLEPKNEYDESNEGNVEDLTLDDEELLDDLEQAGPSHGGEGSSQGYAQWQIERSQDEVFMGGQDSAGQHRDAQDVKPITFGDVLSGCLLENENIVVTQKNDKFVLLEINTPSTEKRKESAEDAKRAVITDLSDAKRALQEQLQKVSKPAAAAAAAVTTAVATSVVTAPPKVATKNHPRIKYSMKQPVPVALHKTLNKFELLNFSLSRKYGKQFGEAASVVSTTPNIGVTASSGNTTFTNTPSVGGGGSTLSVIETEIAKVPASIIIAPNSNKSSTINEDLQSSIMGDLSNYEIDDIELPDGTQMVFSDSTDSMDREQTRADSNYESRSADDTKFAFIEGRSLQNYEFSQSDSNDDVGRQYICRHCGKKYRWKSTLRRHENVECGGKEPMHQCPHCAYRAKQRGNLGVHIRKHHADMPQLETRRKHRSM; this comes from the exons atggaCGATGATCAACAGTTCTGTCTACGATGGAACAATCACCAGAGCACACTCATAAGTGTGTTCGACACACTTTTGGAAAATGGAACGTTAGTTGATTGTACATTGGCGGCGGaagggaaatttttgaaagCACACAAAGTTGTTCTCTCCGCGTGCAGTCCGTATTTTGCG GCACTACTCTCTCAACAATATGACAAACACCCAATCTTTATTCTCAAAGAtgtgaaatttcaagaattgcgCGCCATGATGGACTATATGTATCGTGGTGAAGTGAATATATCACAAGATCAATTGGCTGCATTGTTGAAAGCAGCTGAATCCCTGCAGATCAAGGGATTGTCCGATAGTCGAGGCAGTGGCGGAAGTGGTGGATCATCTCAGAAAGCTGATACATCAACAAAAACACACGCAAGTGTACCTGCAGCaaag ACAACGGCTGGTCTCACAATAGAACAGAAGAGGCCACGTATTGAGAAGCAGCATCCCGCCACAATAGATATGGAGCCAGATGTGTCAGATTCACGAGAGGGCTCAACTAGTCCCAACTCAAGAAAACGAAAGAAAGTTCGCCGGAGGAGCATAGAAACAAACAACATTGGCG ATAATCATGACCAGCACTCAAATTCCTCGTCACATTCAATGCCTCATGCTGCTTCGTCCACCCATTCAACATCAATGCCAACTATTACCTCAGCTACCTCTTCCGCAAGCGTATTGAATGTTACCAAAAAGACTGACCACCAATCGCACGAAAGCAAGGGTGACATTGAGAGGGATGTGGATGATAATGGTGACGATGGGGCGGATGGTGGTGAATCGCATCAGCAGCCAGTTGTGACACGAAGTAAACAAAGTGTTTCTGGTGACACGGATTCGGTGGCTGGTGGTGTTAAGGATAAAATGGAACATTCAACGCACTCGGACATGCTGCTCGAACCAAAAAATGAATATGACGAAAGCAACGAGGGAAATGTTGAGGATCTGACACTTGACGATGAGGAATTGCTAGATGATTTGGAACAAGCTGGACCCAGTCATGGTGGTGAAGGCTCTAGTCAAG GATACGCTCAATGGCAAATCGAAAGATCTCAAGATGAAGTGTTTATGGGCGGACAGGATTCAGCTGGGCAACATCGGGATGCACAAG aTGTGAAACCCATCACTTTTGGTGATGTTCTGAGTGGATGTCtactggaaaatgaaaatattgtggtgacacagaaaaatgataaatttgttCTGCTGGAAATCAATACGCCATCCACAGAAAAACGGAAAGAGAGTGCTGAAGATGCAAAGAGAGCTGTTATAACGGATCTCAGTG ATGCAAAAAGAGCTTTGCAGGAACAGCTGCAGAAGGTGTCTAAgccagcagcagcagcagcagcagcagtgACGACAGCTGTGGCTACGTCTGTTGTCACAGCACCGCCCAAAGTGGCAACAAAGAATCACCCAAGGATAAAGTACTCGATGAAACAGCCAGTTCCGGTGGCATTGCATAAgacactcaataaatttgaattgCTGAACTTTTCGCTATCGCGCAAGTATGGGAAGCAATTTGGTGAGGCGGCATCGGTAGTAAGTACAACACCAAATATTGGGGTGACTGCTAGTTCTGGTAATACGACATTTACCAATACACCGAGTGTTGGTGGGGGTGGATCGACATTGAGTGTGATCGAGACTGAAATTGCCAAAGTACCCGCCTCAATAATTATTGCACCAAATTCCAATAAATCATCGACGATCAATGAGGATCTCCAGTCAAGTATCATGGGGGATTTGTCAAATTATGAAATTGACGATATTGAATTGCCCGATGGTACACAAATGGTCTTCTCAGATTCCACCGATAGCATGGATCGCGAACAGACCCGTGCTGACTCAAATTATGAGAGTCGCTCGGCCGATGATACCAAATTTGCATTCATTGAGGGACGCTCCCTGCAAAACTATGAATTTTCCCAAAGTGACTCCAATGATGATGTTGGACGACAGTATATCTGTCGTCACTGTGGCAAGAAATACAGGTGGAAGTCCACACTGCGTCGCCATGAGAATGTAGAGTGTGGCGGCAAGGAGCCGATGCATCAATGTCCACACTGTGCCTACAGGGCGAAACAGAGGGGCAATCTGGGTGTTCATATACGGAAACATCATGCGGATATGCCACAGTTGGAGACACGACGAAAGCATAGATCGATGTAG
- the LOC129804580 gene encoding longitudinals lacking protein, isoforms F/I/K/T-like isoform X3 — protein sequence MDDDQQFCLRWNNHQSTLISVFDTLLENGTLVDCTLAAEGKFLKAHKVVLSACSPYFAALLSQQYDKHPIFILKDVKFQELRAMMDYMYRGEVNISQDQLAALLKAAESLQIKGLSDSRGSGGSGGSSQKADTSTKTHASVPAAKQTTAGLTIEQKRPRIEKQHPATIDMEPDVSDSREGSTSPNSRKRKKVRRRSIETNNIGDNHDQHSNSSSHSMPHAASSTHSTSMPTITSATSSASVLNVTKKTDHQSHESKGDIERDVDDNGDDGADGGESHQQPVVTRSKQSVSGDTDSVAGGVKDKMEHSTHSDMLLEPKNEYDESNEGNVEDLTLDDEELLDDLEQAGPSHGGEGSSQGYAQWQIERSQDEVFMGGQDSAGQHRDAQDVKPITFGDVLSGCLLENENIVVTQKNDKFVLLEINTPSTEKRKESAEDAKRAVITDLSDAKRALQEQLQKVSKPAAAAAAAVTTAVATSVVTAPPKVATKNHPRIKYSMKQPVPVALHKTLNKFELLNFSLSRKYGKQFGEAASVVSTTPNIGVTASSGNTTFTNTPSVGGGGSTLSVIETEIAKVPASIIIAPNSNKSSTINEDLQSSIMGDLSNYEIDDIELPDGTQMVFSDSTDSMDREQTRADSNYESRSADDTKFAFIEGRSLQNYEFSQSDSNDDVGRQYICRHCGKKYRWKSTLRRHENVECGGKEPMHQCPHCAYRAKQRGNLGVHIRKHHADMPQLETRRKHRSM from the exons atggaCGATGATCAACAGTTCTGTCTACGATGGAACAATCACCAGAGCACACTCATAAGTGTGTTCGACACACTTTTGGAAAATGGAACGTTAGTTGATTGTACATTGGCGGCGGaagggaaatttttgaaagCACACAAAGTTGTTCTCTCCGCGTGCAGTCCGTATTTTGCG GCACTACTCTCTCAACAATATGACAAACACCCAATCTTTATTCTCAAAGAtgtgaaatttcaagaattgcgCGCCATGATGGACTATATGTATCGTGGTGAAGTGAATATATCACAAGATCAATTGGCTGCATTGTTGAAAGCAGCTGAATCCCTGCAGATCAAGGGATTGTCCGATAGTCGAGGCAGTGGCGGAAGTGGTGGATCATCTCAGAAAGCTGATACATCAACAAAAACACACGCAAGTGTACCTGCAGCaaag caGACAACGGCTGGTCTCACAATAGAACAGAAGAGGCCACGTATTGAGAAGCAGCATCCCGCCACAATAGATATGGAGCCAGATGTGTCAGATTCACGAGAGGGCTCAACTAGTCCCAACTCAAGAAAACGAAAGAAAGTTCGCCGGAGGAGCATAGAAACAAACAACATTGGCG ATAATCATGACCAGCACTCAAATTCCTCGTCACATTCAATGCCTCATGCTGCTTCGTCCACCCATTCAACATCAATGCCAACTATTACCTCAGCTACCTCTTCCGCAAGCGTATTGAATGTTACCAAAAAGACTGACCACCAATCGCACGAAAGCAAGGGTGACATTGAGAGGGATGTGGATGATAATGGTGACGATGGGGCGGATGGTGGTGAATCGCATCAGCAGCCAGTTGTGACACGAAGTAAACAAAGTGTTTCTGGTGACACGGATTCGGTGGCTGGTGGTGTTAAGGATAAAATGGAACATTCAACGCACTCGGACATGCTGCTCGAACCAAAAAATGAATATGACGAAAGCAACGAGGGAAATGTTGAGGATCTGACACTTGACGATGAGGAATTGCTAGATGATTTGGAACAAGCTGGACCCAGTCATGGTGGTGAAGGCTCTAGTCAAG GATACGCTCAATGGCAAATCGAAAGATCTCAAGATGAAGTGTTTATGGGCGGACAGGATTCAGCTGGGCAACATCGGGATGCACAAG aTGTGAAACCCATCACTTTTGGTGATGTTCTGAGTGGATGTCtactggaaaatgaaaatattgtggtgacacagaaaaatgataaatttgttCTGCTGGAAATCAATACGCCATCCACAGAAAAACGGAAAGAGAGTGCTGAAGATGCAAAGAGAGCTGTTATAACGGATCTCAGTG ATGCAAAAAGAGCTTTGCAGGAACAGCTGCAGAAGGTGTCTAAgccagcagcagcagcagcagcagcagtgACGACAGCTGTGGCTACGTCTGTTGTCACAGCACCGCCCAAAGTGGCAACAAAGAATCACCCAAGGATAAAGTACTCGATGAAACAGCCAGTTCCGGTGGCATTGCATAAgacactcaataaatttgaattgCTGAACTTTTCGCTATCGCGCAAGTATGGGAAGCAATTTGGTGAGGCGGCATCGGTAGTAAGTACAACACCAAATATTGGGGTGACTGCTAGTTCTGGTAATACGACATTTACCAATACACCGAGTGTTGGTGGGGGTGGATCGACATTGAGTGTGATCGAGACTGAAATTGCCAAAGTACCCGCCTCAATAATTATTGCACCAAATTCCAATAAATCATCGACGATCAATGAGGATCTCCAGTCAAGTATCATGGGGGATTTGTCAAATTATGAAATTGACGATATTGAATTGCCCGATGGTACACAAATGGTCTTCTCAGATTCCACCGATAGCATGGATCGCGAACAGACCCGTGCTGACTCAAATTATGAGAGTCGCTCGGCCGATGATACCAAATTTGCATTCATTGAGGGACGCTCCCTGCAAAACTATGAATTTTCCCAAAGTGACTCCAATGATGATGTTGGACGACAGTATATCTGTCGTCACTGTGGCAAGAAATACAGGTGGAAGTCCACACTGCGTCGCCATGAGAATGTAGAGTGTGGCGGCAAGGAGCCGATGCATCAATGTCCACACTGTGCCTACAGGGCGAAACAGAGGGGCAATCTGGGTGTTCATATACGGAAACATCATGCGGATATGCCACAGTTGGAGACACGACGAAAGCATAGATCGATGTAG
- the LOC129804580 gene encoding longitudinals lacking protein, isoforms F/I/K/T-like isoform X5, with amino-acid sequence MDDDQQFCLRWNNHQSTLISVFDTLLENGTLVDCTLAAEGKFLKAHKVVLSACSPYFAALLSQQYDKHPIFILKDVKFQELRAMMDYMYRGEVNISQDQLAALLKAAESLQIKGLSDSRGSGGSGGSSQKADTSTKTHASVPAAKQTTAGLTIEQKRPRIEKQHPATIDMEPDVSDSREGSTSPNSRKRKKVRRRSIETNNIGDNHDQHSNSSSHSMPHAASSTHSTSMPTITSATSSASVLNVTKKTDHQSHESKGDIERDVDDNGDDGADGGESHQQPVVTRSKQSVSGDTDSVAGGVKDKMEHSTHSDMLLEPKNEYDESNEGNVEDLTLDDEELLDDLEQAGPSHGGEGSSQGYAQWQIERSQDEVFMGGQDSAGQHRDAQDAKRALQEQLQKVSKPAAAAAAAVTTAVATSVVTAPPKVATKNHPRIKYSMKQPVPVALHKTLNKFELLNFSLSRKYGKQFGEAASVVSTTPNIGVTASSGNTTFTNTPSVGGGGSTLSVIETEIAKVPASIIIAPNSNKSSTINEDLQSSIMGDLSNYEIDDIELPDGTQMVFSDSTDSMDREQTRADSNYESRSADDTKFAFIEGRSLQNYEFSQSDSNDDVGRQYICRHCGKKYRWKSTLRRHENVECGGKEPMHQCPHCAYRAKQRGNLGVHIRKHHADMPQLETRRKHRSM; translated from the exons atggaCGATGATCAACAGTTCTGTCTACGATGGAACAATCACCAGAGCACACTCATAAGTGTGTTCGACACACTTTTGGAAAATGGAACGTTAGTTGATTGTACATTGGCGGCGGaagggaaatttttgaaagCACACAAAGTTGTTCTCTCCGCGTGCAGTCCGTATTTTGCG GCACTACTCTCTCAACAATATGACAAACACCCAATCTTTATTCTCAAAGAtgtgaaatttcaagaattgcgCGCCATGATGGACTATATGTATCGTGGTGAAGTGAATATATCACAAGATCAATTGGCTGCATTGTTGAAAGCAGCTGAATCCCTGCAGATCAAGGGATTGTCCGATAGTCGAGGCAGTGGCGGAAGTGGTGGATCATCTCAGAAAGCTGATACATCAACAAAAACACACGCAAGTGTACCTGCAGCaaag caGACAACGGCTGGTCTCACAATAGAACAGAAGAGGCCACGTATTGAGAAGCAGCATCCCGCCACAATAGATATGGAGCCAGATGTGTCAGATTCACGAGAGGGCTCAACTAGTCCCAACTCAAGAAAACGAAAGAAAGTTCGCCGGAGGAGCATAGAAACAAACAACATTGGCG ATAATCATGACCAGCACTCAAATTCCTCGTCACATTCAATGCCTCATGCTGCTTCGTCCACCCATTCAACATCAATGCCAACTATTACCTCAGCTACCTCTTCCGCAAGCGTATTGAATGTTACCAAAAAGACTGACCACCAATCGCACGAAAGCAAGGGTGACATTGAGAGGGATGTGGATGATAATGGTGACGATGGGGCGGATGGTGGTGAATCGCATCAGCAGCCAGTTGTGACACGAAGTAAACAAAGTGTTTCTGGTGACACGGATTCGGTGGCTGGTGGTGTTAAGGATAAAATGGAACATTCAACGCACTCGGACATGCTGCTCGAACCAAAAAATGAATATGACGAAAGCAACGAGGGAAATGTTGAGGATCTGACACTTGACGATGAGGAATTGCTAGATGATTTGGAACAAGCTGGACCCAGTCATGGTGGTGAAGGCTCTAGTCAAG GATACGCTCAATGGCAAATCGAAAGATCTCAAGATGAAGTGTTTATGGGCGGACAGGATTCAGCTGGGCAACATCGGGATGCACAAG ATGCAAAAAGAGCTTTGCAGGAACAGCTGCAGAAGGTGTCTAAgccagcagcagcagcagcagcagcagtgACGACAGCTGTGGCTACGTCTGTTGTCACAGCACCGCCCAAAGTGGCAACAAAGAATCACCCAAGGATAAAGTACTCGATGAAACAGCCAGTTCCGGTGGCATTGCATAAgacactcaataaatttgaattgCTGAACTTTTCGCTATCGCGCAAGTATGGGAAGCAATTTGGTGAGGCGGCATCGGTAGTAAGTACAACACCAAATATTGGGGTGACTGCTAGTTCTGGTAATACGACATTTACCAATACACCGAGTGTTGGTGGGGGTGGATCGACATTGAGTGTGATCGAGACTGAAATTGCCAAAGTACCCGCCTCAATAATTATTGCACCAAATTCCAATAAATCATCGACGATCAATGAGGATCTCCAGTCAAGTATCATGGGGGATTTGTCAAATTATGAAATTGACGATATTGAATTGCCCGATGGTACACAAATGGTCTTCTCAGATTCCACCGATAGCATGGATCGCGAACAGACCCGTGCTGACTCAAATTATGAGAGTCGCTCGGCCGATGATACCAAATTTGCATTCATTGAGGGACGCTCCCTGCAAAACTATGAATTTTCCCAAAGTGACTCCAATGATGATGTTGGACGACAGTATATCTGTCGTCACTGTGGCAAGAAATACAGGTGGAAGTCCACACTGCGTCGCCATGAGAATGTAGAGTGTGGCGGCAAGGAGCCGATGCATCAATGTCCACACTGTGCCTACAGGGCGAAACAGAGGGGCAATCTGGGTGTTCATATACGGAAACATCATGCGGATATGCCACAGTTGGAGACACGACGAAAGCATAGATCGATGTAG
- the LOC129804588 gene encoding uncharacterized protein LOC129804588 isoform X1, with the protein MNAVSDHQAIVYCRKYGQFQGEYINLCDDFMYDAGPSNRTTYPSASGTYTAQGFALAQSGTIVSGGNLYNYMYNAVEESSVNSEDLKGDGKDRMYGMGSEEDTADSRRRYPCPQCGTRFTLVKNMKRHFRYECGKEPQFQCSFCAVKFKRNNQLQGHILKKHSNLGS; encoded by the exons ATGAACGCAGTAAGTGATCATCAGGCGATCGTctattgcagaaaat ATGGTCAATTTCAAGGAGAGTACATCAATCTTTGCGATGACTTCATGTACGATGCTGGACCATCGAATCGGACCACCTATCCGTCGGCCAGTGGAACGTATACGGCGCAGGGTTTTGCTCTGGCGCAGTCTGGGACGATCGTGAGTGGTGGGAATCTCTATAACTACATGTACAATGCCGTTGAGGAGAGCAGTGTTAACAGTGAGGATTTGAAGGGGGATGGGAAGGACAGGATGTACGGAATGGGGAGTGAGGAGGATACAGCGGACAGCAGGAGGAGATATCCGTGCCCACAGTGTGGAACGAGGTTTACACTGGTGAAAAATATGAAGAGACATTTTAGATATGAATGTGGAAAAGAGCCACAGTTTCAGTGTTCGTTCTGTGCAGTGAAATTCAAGAGAAACAATCAATTGCAGGgacatattttgaaaaaacattCAAATCTTGGTTCATGA
- the LOC129804588 gene encoding probable transcription factor Ken isoform X2, giving the protein MYDAGPSNRTTYPSASGTYTAQGFALAQSGTIVSGGNLYNYMYNAVEESSVNSEDLKGDGKDRMYGMGSEEDTADSRRRYPCPQCGTRFTLVKNMKRHFRYECGKEPQFQCSFCAVKFKRNNQLQGHILKKHSNLGS; this is encoded by the coding sequence ATGTACGATGCTGGACCATCGAATCGGACCACCTATCCGTCGGCCAGTGGAACGTATACGGCGCAGGGTTTTGCTCTGGCGCAGTCTGGGACGATCGTGAGTGGTGGGAATCTCTATAACTACATGTACAATGCCGTTGAGGAGAGCAGTGTTAACAGTGAGGATTTGAAGGGGGATGGGAAGGACAGGATGTACGGAATGGGGAGTGAGGAGGATACAGCGGACAGCAGGAGGAGATATCCGTGCCCACAGTGTGGAACGAGGTTTACACTGGTGAAAAATATGAAGAGACATTTTAGATATGAATGTGGAAAAGAGCCACAGTTTCAGTGTTCGTTCTGTGCAGTGAAATTCAAGAGAAACAATCAATTGCAGGgacatattttgaaaaaacattCAAATCTTGGTTCATGA